Sequence from the Fictibacillus arsenicus genome:
ACAACAGATACGGTTAGATATGATTTTGGTATTGTGTACACAAATATGTTTTTCGGAAAACCGCTGGTCGTGTGTATGCAGACTGGGAGATCAGCCTTGCTTGACTCGAATGATATGCGAAACCTTGAGTATATTAAACAGGTATTTCATATAAAGAGCTTAAAAGAAGCTGAAGATTTAGCGCTTTTCTTTGAAGAAGCTGTTCCTCATCTACCTGTTATCGAACAATATGATTAATGAGCATATTTTTTTAATGTGTTATACTAAAAGTGTTGACAAACGAATTGTGACATAATATTATACAGATATAAACGTAAGCGCTTTCAAAATGCGAAGGGAGATGGAACGGATGGGAGTAATCATTTGCCAAACGTGTGAGACAACAATTGAACATTTTGAAGAGGAAAAGGTAACAACGTTGTATTCGAAAACATGTCCACATTGCCAAGAGCAAGCTAAATTACAAAAATAAAAAGAAGACCTGCCAAGGTCTTCTTTTTTTTGTAGTCTTAC
This genomic interval carries:
- a CDS encoding GapA-binding peptide SR1P: MGVIICQTCETTIEHFEEEKVTTLYSKTCPHCQEQAKLQK
- a CDS encoding DUF3055 domain-containing protein: MEWFEKLYDESESVKVRFVGFTTDTVRYDFGIVYTNMFFGKPLVVCMQTGRSALLDSNDMRNLEYIKQVFHIKSLKEAEDLALFFEEAVPHLPVIEQYD